The following are from one region of the Ochotona princeps isolate mOchPri1 chromosome 4, mOchPri1.hap1, whole genome shotgun sequence genome:
- the LOC131480239 gene encoding prostate and testis expressed protein 13-like, translating to MSSNMFQLFLLGISVILFMGARVLTFEWVRFCNHCDHFNGARCLGGMKSCWKFNLYLTNKSCATNHYYYNDRYTGLYLFRYTTLTCKPCEAGMFQVFHDLLRETSCCSNGNRCNDGRDNHDISKLIKPVEQDYEQEAET from the exons ATGAGCTCCAACATGTTCCAATTGTTTCTTCTGGGCATATCCGTAATTCTCTTCATGG GAGCCAGAGTCCTGACATTTGAAT gGGTTCGGTTTTGCAATCATTGTGATCATTTTAATGGAGCCCGTTGTCTTGGGGGCATGAAATCCTGCTGGAAGTTTAATTTGTATTTGACAAACAAGAGTTGTGCCACAAATCACTATTATTATAATGACCGTTACACAG GTCTGTACCTATTTCGTTATACAACACTGACTTGCAAGCCTTGTGAAGCAGGAATGTTCCAGGTGTTCCATGACCTGTTGAGAGAAACCAGTTGCTGCAGCAATGGAAACAGGTGTAATGATGGCAGAGATAATCATGACATTTCCAAACTAATCAAGCCAGTGGAACAAGACTATGAACAAGAAGCAGAAACTTAA
- the LOC131480240 gene encoding tRNA pseudouridine(38/39) synthase isoform X2, with the protein MAENGIDRSQTEKLLKRIQELEQEVQRLKKEQINNKDSNVRGHSSGAGKAKRTFDFSAHGRRHVALRVAYLGWGYQGFASQENTTNTIEEKLFEALTKTRLVESRQTSNYHRCGRTDKGVSAFGQVISLDLRSQFPMVRNSEDCNLKDETSDAAKEIHYTHILNRVLPPDIRVLAWAPVDPGFSARFSCLERTYRYFFPRADLDIVTMNCAAQKYVGTHDFRNLCKMDVANGVINFRRTILSAQVKLVGQNLGEERWQEPFQLCQFEVTGQAFLYHQVRCMMAILFLIGQGMEKPDVIDELLNVEKNPQKPQYRQARTCRNHTQDAVTSQFLFSSLTCQCPSSLQLEREVEDINGNSRHGKYLENCDLGTACRNLSILYLLLPNMAACAIVRV; encoded by the exons ATGGCTGAAAATGGCATAGACAGAAGTCAGACTGAGAAACTCCTAAAAAGAATACAAGAACTGGAACAGGAGGTGCAACGACTTAAAAAGGAACAGATCAATAACAAGGACTCAAATGTTAGAGGACACTCTTCTGGAGCTGGAAAGGCTAAGCGGACGTTTGATTTCAGTGCTCACGGCCGAAGGCATGTAGCCCTAAGAGTAGCTTATCTCGGCTGGGGATACCAAGGCTTTGCTAGTCAGGAAAACACAACCAACACCATTGAAGAGAAACTGTTTGAGGCACTAACCAAGACTCGACTAGTAGAAAGCAGACAGACATCCAACTATCACCGGTGTGGACGAACGGACAAAGGAGTGAGTGCCTTTGGCCAG GTCATTTCTCTTGACCTTCGTTCTCAATTTCCAATGGTCAGAAATTCAGAAGACTGTAATCTGAAAGATGAAACCAGTGATGCTGCTAAGGAGATCCATTATACTCACATCCTCAATCGGGTGCTCCCTCCGGACATCCGTGtcctggcctgggcccctgtagatcctggcttcagtgccAGGTTCAGCTGTCTGGAGCGGACTTATCGCTATTTTTTCCCTCGTGCCGATTTAGATATTGTAACCATGAACTGTGCAGCCCAGAAGTACGTTGGCACGCATGATTTCAGGAATTTGTGTAAAATGGATGTAGCCAATGGAGTTATCAATTTTCGGAGAACTATTCTGTCTGCTCAGGTGAAGTTAGTGGGTCAGAACCTGGGCGAGGAGAGATGGCAAGAACCTTTCCAGTTATGTCAATTTGAAGTGACTGGCCAGGCATTCCTTTACCATCAAGTCCGTTGTATGATGGCTATTCTCTTTCTGATTGGCCAAGGAATGGAGAAACCAGACGTCATTGATGAGCTGCTGAATGTAGAGAAAAATCCCCAGAAACCTCAATATAG GCAAGCCAGAACATGCAGGAATCACACCCAGGATGCTGTGACCTCCCAGTTCCTCTTCTCCAGTCTGACATGTCAATGtcccagcagcctgcagctggagagggaagtggaggacATCAATGGGAACAGCAGACATGGAAAATATCTTGAAAATTGTGATTTGGGGACAGCTTGCAGGAATCTCTCAATCCTGTACTTGTTACTGCCAAATATGGCAGCTTGTGCTATAGTAAGGGTCTAG
- the LOC131480240 gene encoding tRNA pseudouridine(38/39) synthase isoform X1 — protein MAENGIDRSQTEKLLKRIQELEQEVQRLKKEQINNKDSNVRGHSSGAGKAKRTFDFSAHGRRHVALRVAYLGWGYQGFASQENTTNTIEEKLFEALTKTRLVESRQTSNYHRCGRTDKGVSAFGQVISLDLRSQFPMVRNSEDCNLKDETSDAAKEIHYTHILNRVLPPDIRVLAWAPVDPGFSARFSCLERTYRYFFPRADLDIVTMNCAAQKYVGTHDFRNLCKMDVANGVINFRRTILSAQVKLVGQNLGEERWQEPFQLCQFEVTGQAFLYHQVRCMMAILFLIGQGMEKPDVIDELLNVEKNPQKPQYSMAVEFPLVLYDCKFENIKWIYDQEVQQFNVTHLQQLWANHAVKTHMLYSMLQGLDSVAVSCGTGPTTDGMTEWRNVKPPVIKHTSAFIEGVKMRTYKPLMDRPKCQGLESRIQHFVRRGRIEDPQLLHKEETKGKRDCNDTLEENAIFENPTKKICVDTEIKSIISS, from the exons ATGGCTGAAAATGGCATAGACAGAAGTCAGACTGAGAAACTCCTAAAAAGAATACAAGAACTGGAACAGGAGGTGCAACGACTTAAAAAGGAACAGATCAATAACAAGGACTCAAATGTTAGAGGACACTCTTCTGGAGCTGGAAAGGCTAAGCGGACGTTTGATTTCAGTGCTCACGGCCGAAGGCATGTAGCCCTAAGAGTAGCTTATCTCGGCTGGGGATACCAAGGCTTTGCTAGTCAGGAAAACACAACCAACACCATTGAAGAGAAACTGTTTGAGGCACTAACCAAGACTCGACTAGTAGAAAGCAGACAGACATCCAACTATCACCGGTGTGGACGAACGGACAAAGGAGTGAGTGCCTTTGGCCAG GTCATTTCTCTTGACCTTCGTTCTCAATTTCCAATGGTCAGAAATTCAGAAGACTGTAATCTGAAAGATGAAACCAGTGATGCTGCTAAGGAGATCCATTATACTCACATCCTCAATCGGGTGCTCCCTCCGGACATCCGTGtcctggcctgggcccctgtagatcctggcttcagtgccAGGTTCAGCTGTCTGGAGCGGACTTATCGCTATTTTTTCCCTCGTGCCGATTTAGATATTGTAACCATGAACTGTGCAGCCCAGAAGTACGTTGGCACGCATGATTTCAGGAATTTGTGTAAAATGGATGTAGCCAATGGAGTTATCAATTTTCGGAGAACTATTCTGTCTGCTCAGGTGAAGTTAGTGGGTCAGAACCTGGGCGAGGAGAGATGGCAAGAACCTTTCCAGTTATGTCAATTTGAAGTGACTGGCCAGGCATTCCTTTACCATCAAGTCCGTTGTATGATGGCTATTCTCTTTCTGATTGGCCAAGGAATGGAGAAACCAGACGTCATTGATGAGCTGCTGAATGTAGAGAAAAATCCCCAGAAACCTCAATATAG TATGGCTGTTGAATTTCCTCTTGTCTTGTATGATTGTAAGTTTGAAAATATCAAGTGGATCTATGACCAGGAGGTTCAACAGTTCAATGTCACCCACCTACAGCAACTATGGGCCAATCATGCTGTCAAAACTCATATGTTATATAGCATGTTACAGGGACTGGACTCTGTTGCAGTATCTTGTGGGACAGGGCCAACTACGGATGGAATGACAGAATGGAGAAATGTTAAGCCCCCTGTCATAAAACACACCAGTGCCTTTATAGAAGGAGTGAAAATGCGCACATATAAGCCCCTCATGGATCGTCCCAAATGCCAAGGATTGGAATCCCGGATCCAGCATTTTGTACGTAGGGGACGCATCGAGGATCCACAATTACTCCACAAGGaagaaaccaaaggcaaaagggACTGTAATGACACACTAGAGGAAAATGCTATTTTTGAGAATCCAACAAAGAAGATCTGTGTTGATACAGAAATTAAAAGTATTATTTCATCATAG
- the LOC131480241 gene encoding centriolar and ciliogenesis-associated protein HYSL1, translating to MAEKRWPYVVGEAMKELMGPDGQTWANMDPEERNLAAATALAHICARQGEGDVRREAQSAQYDPYSKASVTPGKPAALPVQLQYPHVESHVTSETGSEVSQRLRKPVMKRKVLRRKPDGEVLVTDESMVSESESGTESDLYLCDLRQKLMNLQFQEDRESPVDISQKFNPPHEYQGISQDQFICYLQREGMGPPAYEQDLIVASRPKSFILPKLDQLSRNRGKIDRVARYFEYKRDWDSMRIPGEDHRKELRWGIREQMLCRAEPQPKPQHIYVPNNYLVPTEKKRSALRWGVRCDLANGVMPRKLPFPLSPS from the exons ATGGCAGAAAAAAG ATGGCCATACGTTGTAGGGGAAGCAATGAAGGAACTCATGGGACCTGATGGACAAACATGGGCCAATATGGATCCAGAAGAACGAAATTTAGCAGCTGCTACAGCTTTAGCCCATATTTGTGCAAGACAGGGTGAGGGAGATGTCAGGAGAGAAGCCCAGTCTGCTCAGTACGATCCCTACAGTAAAGCTTCAGTGACCCCAGGGAAGCCAGCTGCTCTTCCTGTGCAACTGCAGTACCCACATGTAGAAAGTCATGTCACTTCAGAAACAGGCTCAGAAGTCTCCCAAAGACTGAGAAAGCCAGTGATGAAAAGAAAAGTGCTCCGGAGAAAGCCAGATGGGGAGGTGTTAGTTACAGATGAGTCGATGGTCAGTGAATCAGAATCCGGTACAGAAAGTGATCTGTATCTCTGTGACTTAAGACAGAAGCTGATGAATCtgcagttccaagaagacagGGAATCCCCAGTTGATATTTCACAAAAATTTAATCCACCACATGAATACCAAGGAATCTCTCAAGATCAGTTCATTTGctatctacaaagagaaggaatggGCCCCCCGGCTTATGAACAAGACCTGATTGTGGCCAGCAGACCCAAGTCCTTCATTCTTCCCAAACTGGACCAGTTAAGCCGCAATCGAGGCAAGATAGACCGTGTAGCCCGGTATTTTGAGTACAAACGTGACTGGGATTCAATGCGAATACCTGGTGAAGACCACAGGAAGGAGTTACGCTGGGGCATCCGAGAGCAGATGCTTTGTAGAGCAGAACCCCAGCCCAAACCTCAGCATATCTATGTTCCAAACAATTACTTAGTACCAACTGAGAAGAAAAGATCCGCCCTCCGTTGGGGTGTTCGCTGTGACCTTGCAAATGGGGTCATGCCCAGGAaacttccctttcctctctctccttcctga